In a genomic window of Candidatus Hydrogenedentota bacterium:
- a CDS encoding site-specific DNA-methyltransferase → AELSKLMGGLEDVADDDFDVDAELKEPAITKQGDILLLAKHRIVCGDSTKAETFTALMDGKKANLVVTDPPYNVNYEGTAGKIKNDNMENEAFYTFLLSAFQNTEAVMAQDASIYIFHADTEGLNFRRAFSDAGFYLSGTCIWKKQSLVLGRSPYQWQHEPVLFGWKKKGKHNWYADRKQTTIWEFERPKRNADHPTMKPVALCAYPILNSSLSNCIVLDPFGGSGSTLIACEQTDRICHIIEIDEKFCDVIIKRFADLRSSYDDVFVERNGQKIPYIDLVKEVEKNE, encoded by the coding sequence GCAGAACTGAGCAAACTTATGGGCGGTTTGGAAGATGTGGCGGATGATGATTTTGATGTGGATGCTGAACTCAAAGAACCCGCCATTACAAAACAGGGGGATATATTGCTACTCGCAAAACATCGCATTGTATGCGGAGACAGTACAAAGGCAGAAACTTTTACTGCTCTTATGGACGGTAAAAAGGCAAACCTTGTGGTAACAGATCCCCCTTACAACGTTAACTATGAAGGTACGGCGGGCAAAATTAAAAATGATAATATGGAAAATGAAGCGTTCTACACATTTCTGCTCTCGGCATTTCAAAACACCGAAGCGGTAATGGCACAGGACGCTTCTATTTATATATTTCATGCGGATACCGAAGGGCTAAATTTCCGCAGGGCATTTTCGGACGCAGGCTTTTATCTTTCGGGTACTTGCATTTGGAAAAAGCAAAGTCTTGTTTTAGGCCGTTCCCCATATCAATGGCAGCATGAGCCCGTGCTGTTTGGTTGGAAAAAGAAAGGTAAGCATAACTGGTATGCCGACCGCAAGCAGACCACTATTTGGGAATTTGAAAGACCAAAGCGAAATGCCGACCACCCCACCATGAAACCCGTGGCACTTTGTGCATATCCAATATTAAACTCAAGCCTATCAAATTGCATTGTCCTCGACCCCTTTGGAGGCAGTGGCAGTACATTAATCGCCTGTGAGCAGACCGACCGAATATGCCATATTATTGAAATAGACGAGAAGTTCTGTGATGTTATCATTAAAAGGTTCGCAGATTTAAGGAGTTCATATGATGATGTGTTTGTGGAACGGAACGGACAAAAAATCCCGTATATAGATTTGGTAAAGGAAGTTGAGAAGAATGAATAA